The Faecalibacterium prausnitzii genome includes a window with the following:
- a CDS encoding OadG family protein: MNLGSDVVITITGIVLVFAILVLLMAIITLEGKIFDGMNVRKAAAKAAPKAPAAKPAAPVQQAAAPAPVVEEGIPGDVVAAIMAAIHAMGNGKYTLKAVRRSKNGWGKAGVNDTTAPF, from the coding sequence ATGAATCTGGGTTCTGATGTGGTTATCACCATTACCGGTATCGTATTGGTGTTTGCCATCCTTGTCCTGCTGATGGCGATCATCACGCTGGAGGGCAAGATCTTCGACGGCATGAATGTCAGGAAGGCAGCAGCAAAGGCTGCACCCAAGGCTCCCGCTGCAAAGCCGGCCGCACCTGTTCAGCAGGCTGCTGCTCCTGCTCCTGTGGTGGAAGAGGGCATCCCCGGCGATGTGGTGGCTGCGATCATGGCAGCGATCCACGCAATGGGCAACGGAAAGTACACCCTCAAGGCCGTGCGCCGCAGCAAGAATGGCTGGGGCAAGGCCGGTGTCAACGACACCACCGCACCTTTTTAA
- a CDS encoding sodium ion-translocating decarboxylase subunit beta — MTQFISTLVGIFQSSGFARFGEPGGYLYAIMICVGCFLLYLAIVKEFEPLILLPMAFGMILANLPGSGIIHMQYFVGDGLEHPMWVEILNNGGLADMLYMGVKLGIYPPLIFLGIGTMTDFAPLISNPKSLLLGAAAQFGIFGTYMGARLLAATGLVDFTQKQSAAIAIIGGADGPTAIFVTSRLAPELLGSIAVAAYSYMALVPVIQPPIMKALTTKKERTVVMKQLRTVTKTEKIVFPIMVTIIVSLIVPDAAVLVGMLMLGNLMKESGVVDRIQKTAGNELMNIITIFLALSVGCTTSANTFLNTRTLFIIVLGLIAFSFGTAAGVLCGKVMYALTGGQVNPLIGSAGVSAVPMAARVSQKVGQSENPSNFLLMHAMGPNVAGVIGSAVAAGILINIFG; from the coding sequence ATGACACAGTTTATCAGCACTCTGGTCGGTATTTTCCAAAGCTCTGGCTTCGCCCGCTTCGGCGAGCCGGGCGGCTACCTGTACGCAATCATGATTTGCGTCGGCTGCTTCTTGCTGTACCTGGCCATTGTGAAGGAATTTGAGCCCCTGATCCTGCTGCCCATGGCGTTCGGCATGATCCTTGCCAACCTGCCCGGCAGCGGCATCATCCACATGCAGTATTTCGTCGGCGATGGTCTGGAACACCCGATGTGGGTCGAGATCCTGAACAACGGCGGTCTGGCCGATATGCTCTACATGGGCGTTAAGCTGGGCATCTACCCGCCGCTGATCTTCCTGGGCATCGGCACCATGACCGACTTCGCACCCCTGATCTCCAACCCCAAGAGCCTGCTGCTGGGCGCTGCAGCTCAGTTCGGCATCTTCGGTACCTACATGGGCGCCCGCCTGCTGGCAGCCACCGGCCTGGTGGACTTCACCCAGAAGCAGTCTGCTGCCATCGCCATCATCGGCGGTGCAGACGGCCCGACCGCGATCTTCGTCACCTCCCGTCTGGCACCGGAGCTGCTGGGCAGCATCGCCGTGGCAGCATACAGCTATATGGCGCTGGTGCCTGTCATTCAGCCGCCCATCATGAAGGCTCTGACCACTAAGAAAGAGCGTACCGTCGTGATGAAGCAGCTGCGCACCGTGACCAAGACCGAGAAGATCGTCTTCCCCATCATGGTCACCATCATCGTTTCCCTGATCGTTCCGGATGCCGCCGTTCTGGTCGGTATGCTGATGCTGGGCAACCTGATGAAGGAGTCCGGTGTTGTGGACCGTATCCAGAAGACCGCCGGCAACGAGCTGATGAACATCATCACCATCTTCCTGGCGCTGTCCGTTGGCTGCACCACCTCTGCCAACACCTTCCTGAACACCCGCACCCTGTTCATCATCGTGCTGGGTCTGATCGCTTTCTCCTTCGGCACCGCAGCCGGTGTTCTGTGCGGCAAGGTCATGTATGCACTGACCGGCGGCCAGGTCAACCCCCTGATCGGTTCCGCAGGCGTTTCCGCTGTTCCGATGGCGGCCCGCGTTTCTCAGAAGGTCGGCCAGAGCGAGAACCCCTCCAACTTCCTGCTGATGCACGCCATGGGCCCCAACGTCGCTGGCGTGATCGGTTCCGCCGTTGCTGCTGGTATTCTGATCAACATCTTCGGCTAA
- a CDS encoding ATP-dependent helicase, which produces MAIDLRQEFCALRDTYIEKQFGRLNAMQREAVFTTNGPLLILAGAGSGKTTVLVNRIANLIRFGAAHGSQWVPREVTEDDVKALRMAIMTNTDAPSWLDGMLRKDAVRSWNVMAITFTNKAAGELKERLRNMLGGEEGDEVFASTFHSACVRILRRWAEEIGYPRSFTIYDTDDAQRVMKSVYKELSIDDKFFPVKSAINQMSRWKDQLVSPEEALRTPARDTKGALAAKVYAAYEKKLKDAGAFDFDDLIYQTVQLLAGHEEVRQFYQNKYRYLLVDEYQDTSVAQFRLVSLLTGPEKNICVVGDDDQSIYRFRGATIENILNFERIYPGTKTIRLEQNYRSTSNILNAANCVIQHNTERKGKTLWTKNGEGDKVQVYTAENEQDEAMHIADVIGQHLKEGGHLADHAVLYRMNAQSAPIESYFTRAGIPHKIVGGQRFNDRKEVKDIHSYMSIVANARDDVRLRRIINEPARKIGNTTIEVIADLAAQENTSMLEIISHADQYARLARSIMPILKFWQIYEKLQESLETRTLDEFASDVIELSGYKAMLEQEIAKGHEDAADRLQNLGQLVNNVKNYCDQHGEEATLEGYLEDIALISDIDSYNESSDQVVLMTIHSAKGLEFPYVFLIGMEEGVFPSEMSKYSEADLEEERRLAYVGITRAKKELYISNSVTRMLYGRTQRNEPSRFLREIEPEYIAETRSPALERRSQLGGWGSAYSDTVPGGASGYSGASGWGRSRSGGSGSSSGSRSGYLNAEYNGGSRGFGADYAGRGTSGSASGDSRSRSGGFGSGYGRAAAPKAPAKPVQFTGAPAAKPAASTPKHYEPGDIVEHKVFGRGKVLKVKPAAGDQIVEINFEKVGVKKTMANFAPLTKITEE; this is translated from the coding sequence ATGGCAATTGATCTCAGGCAGGAATTTTGCGCGCTGCGCGATACCTACATTGAAAAACAGTTCGGCCGCCTGAACGCGATGCAGCGGGAGGCTGTGTTTACCACCAACGGCCCGCTGCTGATCCTGGCAGGTGCCGGAAGCGGCAAGACGACCGTGCTGGTCAACCGCATCGCGAACCTCATCCGCTTTGGTGCGGCGCACGGCTCCCAGTGGGTGCCCCGCGAAGTGACCGAGGACGACGTCAAGGCACTGCGGATGGCCATCATGACGAACACCGATGCCCCTTCCTGGCTGGATGGGATGCTCCGCAAGGATGCGGTGCGCAGCTGGAACGTGATGGCAATCACCTTTACGAACAAGGCGGCAGGGGAGCTGAAGGAGCGTCTGCGGAACATGCTGGGCGGCGAAGAGGGCGACGAGGTGTTCGCCTCTACCTTCCACTCGGCCTGTGTGCGCATCCTGCGCCGCTGGGCGGAGGAGATCGGCTACCCCCGCAGCTTTACCATCTACGACACCGACGATGCCCAGCGCGTGATGAAGAGCGTATACAAAGAGCTGAGCATTGATGACAAATTCTTCCCGGTCAAGAGCGCCATCAACCAGATGAGCCGCTGGAAGGACCAGCTCGTCAGCCCCGAAGAGGCCCTGCGCACCCCGGCGCGGGATACGAAAGGGGCGCTGGCGGCCAAGGTCTATGCGGCCTACGAAAAGAAGCTGAAGGACGCCGGTGCGTTCGATTTCGATGACCTCATCTACCAGACCGTCCAGCTGCTGGCCGGGCATGAGGAGGTGCGGCAGTTCTACCAGAACAAATACCGCTATCTGCTTGTGGACGAATACCAGGACACCAGCGTGGCACAGTTCCGCCTGGTCAGCCTGCTCACCGGGCCGGAAAAGAACATCTGCGTCGTCGGCGACGATGACCAGAGCATTTACCGGTTCCGCGGTGCCACCATCGAGAACATCCTCAATTTTGAGCGCATCTATCCCGGCACAAAGACCATTCGTCTGGAGCAGAATTACCGCTCGACCTCCAATATCCTGAACGCCGCCAACTGCGTCATCCAGCACAACACCGAGCGCAAGGGCAAGACCCTCTGGACGAAGAACGGTGAGGGCGACAAGGTGCAGGTCTACACGGCGGAGAACGAGCAGGATGAGGCCATGCACATCGCGGATGTCATTGGTCAGCACCTCAAAGAGGGCGGGCATCTGGCAGACCACGCGGTGCTCTACCGGATGAACGCGCAGTCGGCCCCCATCGAAAGCTACTTCACCCGCGCCGGCATCCCGCATAAGATCGTGGGCGGCCAGCGCTTCAACGACCGCAAAGAGGTCAAGGACATCCACTCTTATATGTCCATCGTGGCCAACGCCCGCGACGACGTCCGCCTGCGCCGCATCATCAACGAACCGGCGCGGAAGATCGGCAACACGACCATCGAGGTCATCGCAGACCTTGCCGCGCAGGAGAACACGAGTATGCTGGAGATCATCAGCCATGCCGACCAGTACGCGCGGCTGGCCCGCTCCATCATGCCGATCCTGAAATTCTGGCAGATCTACGAGAAATTGCAGGAGTCGCTGGAAACACGGACGCTGGATGAATTTGCGTCCGACGTCATTGAGCTGAGCGGGTACAAGGCCATGCTCGAACAGGAGATCGCCAAGGGCCACGAGGACGCCGCCGACCGGCTGCAGAACCTGGGCCAGCTGGTCAATAACGTGAAAAACTACTGCGACCAGCACGGCGAGGAAGCCACGCTGGAAGGCTACCTCGAAGACATCGCCCTCATCAGCGACATCGACAGCTACAACGAGAGCAGCGACCAGGTGGTCCTGATGACCATCCACTCGGCCAAGGGGTTGGAATTTCCATATGTGTTCCTCATCGGCATGGAGGAGGGCGTCTTCCCCAGCGAGATGAGCAAATACTCCGAGGCAGACCTCGAAGAGGAACGCCGCCTGGCCTATGTCGGCATCACCCGCGCCAAAAAGGAGCTTTACATCTCCAACAGCGTGACCCGGATGCTCTATGGCCGCACCCAGCGCAACGAGCCCAGCCGCTTTTTGCGCGAGATCGAGCCGGAGTACATCGCGGAGACCCGCAGCCCGGCGCTGGAGCGCCGCTCTCAGCTGGGCGGCTGGGGCTCGGCCTACAGCGATACCGTGCCGGGCGGCGCGTCGGGCTACTCCGGTGCCTCCGGCTGGGGCCGCAGCCGTTCCGGCGGTTCCGGTTCCAGTTCCGGCAGCCGCTCCGGCTACCTGAATGCGGAGTACAACGGCGGAAGCCGGGGCTTCGGGGCCGACTACGCCGGGCGAGGCACGTCCGGGTCGGCCAGCGGGGACAGCCGCAGCCGTTCGGGCGGTTTTGGCTCCGGTTATGGCCGTGCCGCAGCCCCCAAGGCTCCGGCGAAACCGGTGCAGTTCACCGGGGCACCGGCGGCAAAGCCTGCCGCCAGCACCCCGAAACACTACGAGCCGGGGGATATCGTGGAGCATAAAGTGTTTGGCCGCGGCAAGGTGCTCAAGGTCAAGCCTGCCGCAGGCGACCAGATCGTAGAGATCAACTTTGAAAAGGTCGGCGTGAAAAAGACCATGGCAAACTTCGCGCCGCTGACAAAAATAACGGAGGAATGA
- the thyX gene encoding FAD-dependent thymidylate synthase codes for MMTVRLIAHTPEPEKVVAAAAKLCYSDAHITDLLDGLTEEKTASFLTMLSDLGHASPIEHASFTFGIEGVSRTLLAQITRHRIASFSVQSQRYVRLDDFRYVIPPEIEAIPEAKEAFLASMNEDAARYLDLVKKLEEGHTARLMAEGMPEKQARAKASKQANEDARFVLPNACETKMVVTMNARSLQNFFHLRCCSRAQWEIRALAEEMLRLVYPVAPHLFRTAGPACVSGPCPEGRMCCGKTAEVRAQYAALKGEPV; via the coding sequence ATGATGACAGTCCGATTGATCGCGCATACGCCGGAGCCGGAAAAGGTGGTGGCCGCAGCGGCGAAGCTCTGCTATTCCGACGCCCACATCACCGACCTGCTGGACGGCCTGACCGAGGAGAAGACGGCCAGCTTCCTGACCATGCTCAGCGACCTTGGCCACGCCAGCCCCATAGAACATGCCAGCTTCACCTTTGGCATCGAGGGCGTCAGCCGCACCCTGCTGGCCCAGATCACCCGCCACCGCATCGCATCGTTCAGCGTGCAGAGCCAGCGCTATGTCCGGCTGGACGACTTCCGTTATGTCATCCCGCCGGAGATCGAGGCCATCCCCGAAGCGAAGGAAGCCTTTCTCGCCAGCATGAACGAGGACGCGGCGCGCTACCTTGACCTCGTGAAAAAGCTGGAGGAGGGCCACACCGCCCGCCTGATGGCAGAGGGAATGCCCGAAAAACAGGCCCGCGCCAAGGCTTCCAAGCAGGCCAATGAGGACGCCCGCTTCGTGCTGCCCAATGCCTGCGAGACCAAGATGGTCGTCACCATGAACGCCCGCAGCCTGCAGAACTTCTTCCATCTGCGGTGCTGCAGCCGCGCCCAGTGGGAGATCCGGGCGCTGGCCGAAGAGATGCTGCGGCTGGTCTACCCGGTGGCACCCCATCTCTTCCGCACGGCTGGCCCGGCGTGTGTTTCCGGCCCCTGCCCGGAGGGCAGGATGTGCTGCGGCAAGACCGCCGAGGTGCGGGCGCAGTATGCCGCTTTGAAGGGGGAACCCGTATGA
- a CDS encoding dTMP kinase, whose protein sequence is MSHGKLIVLEGLDGSGKATQAKRLAAALAAEGRLVREITFPNYASDSSALVRMYLAGQFGARPDDVNAYAASSFYAVDRYAGYKADWGRFYEEGGILIADRYTTSNAVHQCSKLPPEEWEQFLHWLFDYEFHLLGLPAPDCVIYLQVDPAVSQKLMTQRYHGDESKKDVHEKDVEYLARSRRAAEFCAAHLGWQTVPCTCGDGMRSIEEIGQEVRRRVDAALAE, encoded by the coding sequence ATGAGCCACGGAAAACTCATCGTGCTGGAAGGGCTGGACGGCAGCGGCAAGGCCACCCAGGCCAAGCGTCTGGCTGCAGCACTGGCCGCCGAGGGCAGGCTGGTGCGGGAGATCACCTTCCCGAACTATGCCAGCGATTCGAGCGCACTGGTCCGGATGTATCTGGCCGGACAGTTCGGCGCGAGACCCGACGACGTGAACGCATACGCAGCATCGAGCTTTTATGCGGTAGACCGCTATGCGGGCTACAAAGCCGACTGGGGGAGATTCTACGAAGAGGGCGGCATCCTCATCGCCGACCGGTACACCACCTCCAATGCGGTGCACCAGTGCTCGAAGCTGCCGCCGGAAGAATGGGAGCAGTTTCTGCACTGGCTGTTCGATTACGAGTTCCATCTGCTGGGGCTGCCCGCACCGGACTGCGTGATCTATTTACAGGTGGACCCTGCCGTGAGCCAGAAGCTGATGACCCAGCGCTACCACGGCGACGAGAGCAAAAAGGACGTCCACGAAAAGGATGTGGAGTATCTGGCCCGCAGCCGCAGAGCGGCTGAGTTCTGCGCCGCTCACCTGGGCTGGCAGACTGTGCCCTGCACCTGCGGGGACGGGATGCGCAGCATTGAAGAGATCGGGCAGGAGGTCCGCCGACGGGTGGACGCGGCCCTTGCGGAATAA
- the mltG gene encoding endolytic transglycosylase MltG, which produces MASNHTRPRKKGGALKILLVLLVLVLAAAGGAFLLAKREIDGGTRQDAVTVEIAQGSGVSTIARQLKEAGVIRFPQLFRWYVSRKDAAAKLQYGEFSLEPGSSYDALIEALSEYAKADSVRLTFPEGTTAIAIAQKMEQAGLCTAKEFLEEANTGDFSEYTFWQHVPDDSDAPDRFLKCEGYLFPDTYEFLADDTVHNYVATFYSHFDRQFTDAMYKELDQQGLSLSEVITLASFVQEEAGNDQDNNVAQVFRNRLAEGSPYPKLQSNTSSYVQSDADNNYLWNWVAPWYGGWEKIPENIRNAYDTYTCTGLPAGPISNPGLAAIRAALAPQPDAEVQDCYFFVTDLSGQYYYARTYAEHQTNCQKAADVNRSLAAKK; this is translated from the coding sequence ATGGCAAGTAACCATACGAGACCCCGCAAAAAAGGCGGTGCGCTGAAGATCCTGCTCGTGCTGCTGGTGCTCGTGCTGGCGGCGGCGGGCGGCGCATTCCTGCTGGCAAAGCGCGAGATCGACGGCGGCACCCGGCAGGACGCTGTGACCGTGGAGATCGCGCAGGGCAGCGGTGTGAGCACCATTGCCCGGCAGCTGAAGGAAGCGGGCGTCATCCGGTTCCCGCAGCTGTTCCGGTGGTACGTCAGCCGCAAAGACGCGGCGGCGAAGCTTCAGTACGGCGAATTTTCGCTGGAACCCGGCAGCTCCTACGATGCGCTCATCGAGGCGCTTTCCGAGTATGCCAAAGCAGATTCCGTCCGCCTGACCTTCCCGGAGGGCACGACGGCCATCGCCATCGCACAGAAGATGGAGCAGGCCGGGCTGTGTACCGCAAAGGAGTTTCTCGAAGAGGCCAACACCGGCGATTTCAGCGAATACACGTTCTGGCAGCATGTCCCCGATGACTCGGATGCCCCAGACCGTTTTTTGAAATGTGAGGGCTATCTCTTCCCGGATACCTACGAATTCCTCGCGGATGATACGGTGCACAACTACGTTGCAACGTTCTATTCGCATTTTGACCGGCAGTTCACCGACGCGATGTACAAGGAGCTGGATCAGCAGGGCCTGAGCCTTTCGGAGGTCATCACGCTGGCATCCTTCGTGCAGGAGGAGGCCGGCAACGACCAGGACAACAATGTGGCCCAGGTCTTCCGCAACCGTCTGGCAGAAGGCTCGCCCTACCCCAAGCTGCAAAGCAACACGTCCAGCTATGTCCAGAGCGATGCAGACAACAACTATCTCTGGAACTGGGTGGCCCCCTGGTACGGCGGCTGGGAGAAGATCCCCGAAAACATCCGCAATGCCTACGACACCTATACCTGCACCGGCCTGCCCGCCGGGCCGATCTCGAACCCCGGTCTGGCCGCCATCCGGGCTGCGCTGGCCCCCCAGCCCGATGCGGAAGTCCAAGACTGCTATTTCTTCGTGACCGACCTCAGCGGCCAGTATTACTACGCCCGCACCTATGCGGAGCATCAGACCAACTGCCAGAAGGCAGCGGATGTGAACCGTTCGCTTGCGGCAAAAAAATGA
- a CDS encoding peptidase U32 family protein → MLQIPELLSPAGDLERLRYAINYGADAVYCSLPEFGMRSAPANFTPEQLTEGVIYAHARGRKVYLTMNTLPTNEEADRLPDAIRSAAAAGVDAFIVADLGVLEACKQFAPDIDVHMSTQTGITNWAAARAAYNLGAKRVVLARELTLQDIATIRDKTPPELEIEAFVHGAMCMSVSGRCLLSNYLTGRDSNRGQCAQPCRWKYYLSEETRPGQLYEIGENEDGSYILNANDMCTAPFLDLICKAGVDSLKIEGRAKTFYYVASVTAAYRRALDQYLADPMNDNFELPDEVLAELTRTSHRHYSPGFYFGREQAKQATDSATYIREWEFVGTVDSWENGIASCQQRGKWSLGDTLEVLCPDGRSIPLHPEWIRNEAGEKVESTPHAMEKYTIPTPELPPMSLLRRKV, encoded by the coding sequence ATGTTACAGATCCCGGAACTTCTGTCCCCTGCGGGCGATTTGGAGCGCCTGCGCTACGCCATCAACTACGGTGCAGATGCCGTCTATTGCAGCCTGCCCGAATTTGGGATGCGCTCAGCCCCGGCCAACTTCACGCCGGAACAGCTGACCGAGGGCGTCATCTACGCCCATGCCCGCGGCCGCAAGGTCTATTTGACCATGAACACCCTGCCCACCAACGAAGAGGCCGACCGTCTGCCGGACGCCATCCGGAGCGCGGCCGCAGCGGGCGTGGATGCTTTCATCGTGGCAGACCTGGGTGTGCTGGAAGCCTGCAAGCAGTTCGCGCCGGATATTGATGTCCACATGTCCACCCAGACCGGCATCACCAACTGGGCCGCTGCCCGTGCGGCCTACAACCTGGGCGCCAAGCGGGTGGTGCTGGCCCGTGAGCTGACCTTGCAGGACATTGCCACCATCCGGGATAAGACCCCGCCGGAACTGGAGATCGAGGCCTTTGTCCACGGTGCCATGTGCATGAGCGTGTCGGGCCGGTGCCTGCTGTCCAACTATCTGACGGGCCGCGACTCCAACCGGGGCCAGTGCGCCCAGCCCTGCCGCTGGAAATACTACCTGAGCGAGGAGACCCGCCCCGGCCAGCTGTATGAGATCGGCGAGAACGAGGACGGGAGCTATATCCTGAACGCCAACGACATGTGCACGGCACCGTTCCTGGACCTCATCTGCAAGGCGGGCGTGGACAGCCTGAAGATCGAGGGCCGCGCCAAGACGTTCTACTACGTCGCCAGCGTGACGGCCGCCTACCGCCGCGCATTGGACCAGTATCTGGCCGACCCGATGAACGACAACTTTGAGCTGCCGGACGAGGTGCTGGCTGAGCTGACCCGCACCAGCCACCGCCACTATTCGCCGGGCTTCTACTTTGGCCGCGAGCAGGCCAAGCAGGCCACCGACAGCGCCACCTACATCCGCGAGTGGGAGTTCGTGGGCACTGTGGACAGCTGGGAGAACGGCATCGCCAGCTGCCAGCAGCGGGGCAAGTGGAGCCTGGGCGACACGCTGGAAGTGCTCTGCCCGGACGGCCGCAGCATCCCGCTGCACCCGGAGTGGATCCGGAACGAGGCAGGGGAGAAGGTGGAGTCCACCCCCCATGCGATGGAAAAATACACCATCCCCACCCCGGAACTGCCCCCCATGAGCCTGCTGCGGCGCAAGGTCTGA
- a CDS encoding copper homeostasis protein CutC: MPYTLEVCVDSTASALAAKNGGADRLELCADLIVGGTTPSLALVRQVKETTGLPVRALLRPRFGDFCYDRWELTQMKESAAALVAAGADGIVTGVLTPDGALDAEALRPIYEAAREAAAKAGRPVALTIHRAFDVCRDPFAALDTACALGLSTILTSGQAASAPAGAPLLRQLVDCAAGRIEILVGAGVSPANLPALAKQTGAHSFHLSGKQVLDSRMTFRREGVPMGLPGFSEFELWQTSEDTIRKARSVLDTL, from the coding sequence ATGCCCTATACATTAGAAGTTTGTGTTGACAGCACCGCCAGTGCACTGGCGGCAAAGAACGGCGGCGCAGACCGCTTAGAACTTTGCGCCGACCTCATCGTGGGCGGCACCACCCCCAGCCTTGCGCTGGTGCGGCAGGTCAAGGAGACCACCGGCCTGCCCGTCCGCGCCCTGCTCCGCCCCCGCTTCGGTGATTTCTGCTACGACCGCTGGGAGCTGACCCAGATGAAAGAATCTGCCGCCGCCCTCGTCGCCGCCGGGGCAGACGGCATCGTCACCGGTGTGCTGACCCCGGACGGTGCGCTGGATGCAGAGGCCCTGCGCCCCATCTACGAGGCCGCCCGTGAAGCCGCCGCCAAAGCGGGCCGCCCCGTTGCACTCACCATCCACCGCGCCTTTGACGTCTGCCGCGACCCCTTCGCGGCGCTGGACACGGCCTGTGCTCTGGGGCTTTCCACCATCCTGACCAGCGGCCAGGCCGCCAGCGCCCCCGCCGGGGCCCCCCTGCTCCGGCAGCTTGTGGACTGCGCCGCCGGGCGCATCGAGATTTTGGTGGGCGCAGGCGTCTCCCCGGCCAACCTCCCTGCACTGGCCAAACAGACCGGTGCGCACAGCTTCCACCTTTCCGGCAAGCAGGTGCTGGACAGCCGGATGACCTTCCGCCGGGAAGGCGTTCCTATGGGCCTGCCCGGCTTCTCCGAGTTCGAGCTGTGGCAGACGAGCGAAGATACCATCCGGAAGGCGCGCAGCGTTCTGGATACGCTCTGA